One Scyliorhinus canicula chromosome 14, sScyCan1.1, whole genome shotgun sequence genomic region harbors:
- the ddias gene encoding DNA damage-induced apoptosis suppressor protein isoform X5 translates to MNGNRSFVIASILCLHDTCFLYPACHKCGSRLLLNLGRFHCPKDASESTTENTNYRYRLSVKAARENEIFNITVFGSCLEPYFGTTAGCLHRCHALRGHWRPWTSVDWSIIMFGKIPQWYAIAFCSMADQETLPHIIPCHQMYWKNLLTDNQPVWQVMNLLWPSGPEIRPDYSEGQTGRYCEDLKKKLQTSEGEKVQDFLIQAVEHCFIGRSFIFGLKASEFLPGILSSANPLQTTINKNKSKKHLVACQIAVPNTAVYGCTVFNYYKELLGLGGIQTLSPLSLLSDSPFIAVNQSSNMIKSLTSLLSGNTQSFTQLNDVNRLSNPWLQDFALALSSVDCITIEEFSTAETSRICSKWSISRPCHVEEASQNGKDHKSILSAFSTPVSQNSCSTNIMVRLPSSLKVQRLSANDCTSQCYSTSFDELQEDCFKSHFNMQRCCMQKPEDSLTNGKDRDEFQPADKSYCLLEDSMDDSDATLWDDLVFSESLDEFIAKVEANQQRCDEKAALLTDVTAVGDSVHSCSLQKLKTDYIPNGTRRQNSRIRDVCTDSTNCNLTGTRKNYCDDSNNPKGLLNEVVDGFKSDDTTGKEVHLATALPLRSVDGSIPSDVQTPSQEAVMQICSIFVSPISAGNCSTKCTPMCRFDSHNVEKQMGEYSSFLSACKATEVNKLTDPSYTTNESCLLGDFDFQTLFPSAKQLLKVKDKIHNEFQNQICIKGCYVDACDIKAASRLSPTFNLYQNISFQNMSFNSTEQGYDISGDLFNDSGGNKEEPSICLKTNMCILSKPVSTPKALNETNYKLNEQQSNISLCCLNGAAGSVEKNNNSPENDSLNLFEHDFSDSRDFVPFSQSTPVSRFQSLKLFRGRESKPLKMAPYVRPSTRPAAFRQRQNDQPKQQSLPIQNMFQLPSRRNQTSMPLNSSLLSNSTISKSESDSDEWIPPSTTKTRIMSSHLSCAFNINKSRGVKLFTHVSYANAAMETADSKATSEGNKENDSSNQCRGNLYMKKATCRKAYQTIITAKSIQLNKGCSEQNRKTRVPCF, encoded by the exons GTGCCATGCCCTAAGAGGGCATTGGAGACCATGGAcatcagtggattggtccataattATGTTTGGCAAGATACCGCAGTGGTATGCaattgccttctgcagtatggctgaccaggaaactctcccgcaCATTATACCCTGCCATCAGATGTATTGGAAGAATTTACTgactgataatcaacctgtttggcaagTTATGAACCTTCTATGGCCATCAGGTCCTGAAATTAGACctgactattcagaaggacagacaggaag GTACTGTGAAGATTTGAAGAAGAAATTGCAAACATCAGAGGGAGAGAAGGTTCAAGATTTTCTCATCCAGGCTGTGGAACACTGCTTTATTGGAAGAAGCTTTATCTTCGGATTGAAG GCATCTGAATTTCTACCTGGCATCCTGTCATCTGCGAATCCCTTACAAACTACCATTAACAAGAATAAATCTAAAAAGCACCTGGTCGCCTGCCAGATTGCAGTGCCAAACACTGCAGTCTATGGATGTACCGTTTTCAATTATTACAAGGAACTATTGGGTTTAGGTGGTATCCAAACTTTGTCTCCCTTATCACTGCTATCTGATAGTCCTTTTATTGCTGTTAACCAGTCTAGTAACATGATCAAGAGCTTGACAAGCTTGTTGTCTGGTAACACTCAATCCTTCACACAGTTGAATGATGTGAACAGATTATCAAATCCTTGGCTGCAGGACTTTGCACTTGCTTTATCCTCTGTTGATTGTATTACTATTGAAGAGTTTTCAACAGCAGAAACTAGCAGGATTTGTTCAAAATGGAGCATCAGCCGTCCTTGCCATGTAGAGGAGGCAAGCCAGAATGGGAAAGATCACAAAAGTATCTTGTCAGCTTTTTCTACTCCAGTTTCTCAAAATAGCTGTAGTACAAATATAATGGTGAGACTCCCATCAAGTTTGAAAGTACAAAGGTTATCTGCTAATGATTGTACAAGTCAATGTTATAGTACCAGCTTTGATGAATTACAGGAAGACTGCTTCAAATCACATTTCAATATGCAAAGATGTTGCATGCAAAAGCCTGAAGACTCCTTGACTAATGGCAAAGACCGTGATGAGTTCCAGCCTGCTGATAAATCTTATTGTCTACTAGAGGACAGCATGGATGACAGTGACGCTACATTATGGGATGACTTAGTATTTTCAGAAAGTCTGGATGAATTTATAGCAAAGGTGGAAGCAAATCAACAAAGATGTGACGAAAAAGCTGCATTGCTTACTGATGTGACTGCTGTTGGTGATTCCGTACATTCCTGCAGTTTGCAAAAACTCAAAACTGATTACATTCCCAATGGAACCCGACGGCAGAATTCCAGAATCAGGGATGTATGTACAGACTCTACAAACTGCAATTTAACTGGAACTAGAAAAAATTATTGTGATGATTCTAACAATCCAAAGGGTCTCTTGAATGAGGTAGTGGATGGTTTCAAGAGTGATGATACCACAGGAAAGGAGGTACATCTAGCAACAGCATTACCATTGCGCTCAGTTGATGGCTCTATTCCCAGTGATGTGCAAACTCCCAGTCAGGAGGCAGTTATGCAGATTTGCAGTATCTTTGTGAGCCCGATAAGTGCAGGTAATTGCAGCACGAAATGTACTCCGATGTGCAGATTTGATTCACACAATGTGGAGAAGCAGATGGGTGAATATTCAAGCTTTCTGTCTGCATGTAAAGCTACTGAAGTTAACAAACTCACAGATCCCTCTTACACTACAAATGAGTCTTGTTTACTGGGTGATTTCGATTTTCAAACTCTATTCCCATCTGCGAAACAACTTCTAAaagtgaaggacaaaattcacaaTGAGTTTCAAAATCAAATATGCATTAAAGGATGCTATGTAGATGCATGTGACATTAAAGCTGCAAGTAGATTGTCTCCTACTTTTAATCTCTATCAAAACATCTCATTCCAAAATATGAGTTTCAATTCCACTGAGCAAGGGTACGATATCTCTGGAGATCTCTTCAATGACAGTGGAGGTAATAAAGAGGAACCTTCAATATGTCTCAAAACAAATATGTGTATTTTATCTAAACCAGTGTCTACACCTAAGGCACTCAATGAGACTAACTATAAGCTCAATGAGCAGCAGTCTAATATTTCCCTGTGTTGTTTAAATGGAGCTGCTGGTTCTGTGGAAAAAAACAATAATTCTCCAGAGAATGATTCACTGAACTTGTTTGAACATGACTTTTCAGACTCCCGGGACTTTGTCCCATTTTCTCAGTCTACACCTGTTTCAAGATTTCAAAGTTTAAAACTTTTCAGGGGTAGAGAATCTAAACCTCTTAAAATGGCACCCTATGTTAGGCCAAGTACAAGGCCAGCTGCTTTCAGACAAAGGCAAAATGATCAACCTAAACAGCAATCGCTTCCAATCCAAAATATGTTTCAACTGCCGTCTAGGAGAAATCAAACCTCTATGCCATTAAATTCGTCTTTGTTAAGCAACAGTACAATTAGTAAGTCTGAGAGTGACTCTGATGAATGGATTCCACCTTCGACAACCAAAACTCGAATAATGTCATCTCATTTATCTTGTGCATTTAATATAAACAAATCACGAGGTGTTAAACTATTTACACATGTGTCATATGCCAATGCTGCTATGGAAACTGCTGATTCCAAGGCTACATCAGAGGGCAACAAAGAGAATGACAGTAGCAACCAGTGCAGGGGCAACCTATATATGAAAAAGGCCACCTGCAGGAAAGCATACCAAACCATCATTACAGCAAAAAGTATTCAACTCAACAAAGGCTGTTCTGAACAAAACAGAAAAACCCGGGTCCCTTGTTTCTAG